In Vulpes lagopus strain Blue_001 chromosome 1, ASM1834538v1, whole genome shotgun sequence, a genomic segment contains:
- the TRAF3IP3 gene encoding TRAF3-interacting JNK-activating modulator — protein sequence MISPDPRPSPGSARGAESYEAKCERRQETRESRRCRPNVTTCRRVGKALRTQQREQLQSARQREFFRRRDLEVEETGKAQSPRAKERGPSRRPGQPTDLKEPLSWANRISSPRQQVSGTSSEVFPSQCHPPSGPWRDLASQPSQAEDLSLKDHPAKKPPKHHRGTQTKAEAAQPAIKNDASQQTNYGVAVLDKEIIQLSEYLKEALQRELVLKQKMVILQDLLSTLIRASDSSWKGQLNEDKLKGKLRSLENQLYTCTQKYSPWGMKKVLLEMEDQKNSYEQKAKESLQKVLEEKMSAEQQLQSTQRSLALAEQKCEEWRSQYEALKEDWRNLGTQHRELESQLHVLQSKLQGADSRDLQMNQALQLLENEHQELQAKIELLQGDRDSSDTQHLQDQLKRSEEEKLTLMAKVQQLQGLLQNQSLQLQEQEKLLTKKDQALPLWSPKPCHNEVEPEGTGKEKEWDFRDQLQKKTLQLQAKEKECRELHSELDNLSDEYLSCLRKLQHCREELNQSQQPPPRRQYGQWLSMLMIMIAIALAVLLANKDSLMI from the exons ATGATCAGCCCAGACCCCAGGCCTTCCCCTGGCTCGGCCCGGGGGGCTGAGAGCTATGAGGCCAAGTGTGAACGCCGGCAGGAAACCCGTGAGAGCCGCCGTTGCCGCCCCAATGTGACCACTTGCCGCCGGGTGGGGAAGGCACTGAGGACCCAGCAGAGAGAGCAGCTCCAGAGTGCACGACAACGGGAGTTCTTCAGGAGGAGGGACCTGGAGGTGGAGGAGACAGGCAAggcccagagccccagggccAAGGAGCGAGGTCCCTCCAGGAGGCCAGGCCAGCCAACTGACCTCAAGGAACCCTTGTCTTGGGCCAACAGGATCTCTTCCCCCCGGCAGCAG GTGTCAGGGACCAGCTCTGAGGTCTTTCCAAGCCAGTGTCACCCTCCCTCAGGCCCCTGGAGGGATTTGGCCAGCCAGCCCTCCCAGGCTGAGGACCTTTCACTGAAGGATCATCCCGCCAAAAAACCACCCAAACACCACCGTG GCACCCAGACAAAGGCAGAAGCGGCCCAGCCAGCAATTAAGAATGATGCCAGTCAGCAGACCAA TTATGGAGTTGCAGTTCTAGATAAG gaAATCATCCAGCTTTCTGAGTACCTCAAA GAGGCCCTACAGAGGGAGCTGgttctaaaacaaaaaatggtCATTCTCCAAGACCTACTGTCCACTCTGATAAGGGCCTCTGACAGCTCTTGGAAG GGTCAGCTGAATGAAGACAAATTGAAGGGCAAACTGAGATCTTTAGAAAACCAGCTGTACACCTGTACCCAG AAATACTCCCCTTGGGGAATGAAAAAGGTGTTATTGGAGATGGAAGACCAGAAAAACAGCTATGAGCAGAAGGCCAAGGAGTCACTGCAGAAAGTGCTGGAGGAGAAAATGAGTGCAGAGCAGCAATTGCAAAGCACACAG CGGTCCCTGGCTCTGGCCGAGCAGAAGTGTGAAGAGTGGAGGAGCCAGTATGAAGCTCTGAAGGAGGACTGGAGGAACCTGGGGACCCAGCACCGAGAGCTGGAGAGCCAACTCCATGTGCTTCAGTCTAAATTGCAG GGAGCAGACAGTAGAGACCTACAGATGAACCAGGCTCTGCAACTTCTGGAGAATGAGCACCAGGAACTACAGGCCAAGATTGAACTTCTACAGGGGGACAGAGACAGCTCAGATACCCAACACCTACAAG atcaACTGAAGAGGTCAGAGGAGGAGAAACTCACCCTGATGGCCAAAGTACAGCAGCTGCAGG GTCTGCTCCAGAATCAATCCTTACAGCTTCAAGAACAGGAGAAACTCTTAACAAAGAAAG ATCAGGCTTTGCCTCTGTGGAGTCCAAAGCCCTGCCATAATGAAGTGGAACCTGAGGgtacagggaaggagaaagaatgggATTTCAGAGACCAGCTGCAAAAGAAGACTTTGCAGCTCCAGGCCAAGGAAAAGGAG TGCAGAGAACTGCATTCGGAGTTAGACAACCTCAGTGACGAGTATCTCTCCTGCCTACGTAAGCTGCAGCATTGTCGAGAAGAGCTGAACCAGAGCCAACAGCCGCCTCCCAGA AGGCAATATGGCCAATGGCTCTCGATGCTGATGATAATGATTGCTATAGCACTGGCAGTGCTCCTGGCCAACAAGGACAGCCTGATGATCTGA